Proteins from a genomic interval of Maniola hyperantus chromosome 1, iAphHyp1.2, whole genome shotgun sequence:
- the LOC138402513 gene encoding uncharacterized protein, giving the protein MELEQLDTILVQLNQLRTYLVKIGPSRRKGDLLVKKYSEANKCYNSYLEVIGIVQEKFDKNEYTQDTQKYVLGIKYKVESLYRDIFNLCNLQETSTGKMESKVSFDLKTAVNLLPIMTDDESVTQKLIDAIELYNSMLNTETKCLLVNFILKTRLSRNAKLRLNTKYDDVESLLRDMKLHLLTKKSDVALQSKLQSTVQANKSIEEFGQEIEKLFVELTISQADGEPSKYEILRPLNEKNAIKRFADGLRSQKLSTIIAARNYSTLKDAIRAAEDESLVNPPPPFMTYQRGQFRGRRGYNNFNRGRPQYYPRSYYNNSYHNNDHFHNNSQRYSYYNRGFSSARNAVRGANPTRGRGVTYQWQNNNRSSRGAFTNRNQRKINYAAPSSTENNESSEKFFRP; this is encoded by the coding sequence atggAATTAGAACAATTAGATACTATATTAGTGCAATTAAATCAATTAAGGACTTATTTAGTGAAAATCGGACCTAGTAGAAGAAAAGGGGACTTGTTAGTGAAAAAGTACAGTGAGGcaaataaatgttataatagttatttagaAGTAATAGGGATAGTACAAGAAAAATTCGATAAAAACGAGTATACACAGGACACTCAAAAATATGTATTAGGAATTAAATATAAGGTAGAGAGTTTATATagggatatttttaatttgtgtaatttacAGGAAACTTCCACAGGCAAGATGGAGAGTAAGGTAAGTTTTGATTTGAAAACCGCGGTAAACTTGTTGCCTATTATGACCGACGATGAAAGTGTTACGCAAAAATTAATAGATGCAATTGAACTTTATAATTCGATGTTAAATACCGAAACTAAATGCTTACTTGTGAATTTTATCTTGAAAACACGCCTTTCGCGTAATGCTAAGCTACGCCTTAATACAAAATACGACGATGTAGAATCTTTATTGCGGGACATGAAATTGCATCTGTTAACTAAAAAATCCGATGTAGCGTTACAAAGTAAACTACAATCGACCGTTCAGGCCAATAAGTCGATTGAAGAATTTGGACaggaaattgaaaaattattcgTAGAATTAACGATTTCACAGGCTGACGGAGAGCCGTCAAAATACGAAATTTTGCGGccattaaatgaaaaaaatgctaTAAAACGGTTTGCAGATGGATTGCGGAGCCAAAAATTAAGCACGATCATAGCCGCACGCAACTATAGCACTCTGAAAGATGCAATAAGAGCAGCGGAGGACGAATCCTTAGTGAATCCTCCTCCTCCTTTCATGACATATCAAAGAGGTCAATTTCGTGGTAGACGTGgttataataactttaatagggGAAGGCCACAATATTATCCaaggtcatattataataattcgtaTCATAACAACGATCACTTTCATAATAATTCCCAAAGATATTCCTATTATAATCGTGGTTTTTCATCTGCCAGAAATGCGGTCAGGGGTGCAAACCCAACTCGAGGTCGTGGTGTTACATATCAGTGGCAAAATAACAATAGAAGTTCACGAGGAGCTTTTACAAATAGGAATCAGAGGAAAATAAATTATGCTGCTCCTTCGTCAACTGAAAACAACGAGAGTTCAGAAAAATTTTTTCGTCcctaa